A window of the Bufo gargarizans isolate SCDJY-AF-19 chromosome 1, ASM1485885v1, whole genome shotgun sequence genome harbors these coding sequences:
- the RHOH gene encoding rho-related GTP-binding protein RhoH produces MNAIKCVLVGDATVGKTSLLVRFTSETFPDTYKPTVYDSTGVDVFMDGVQISLGLWDTSGNDAFKSIWPISFQNADIVLLCFSVANHTSFLSVRNKWIAEVKQNLPHIPVLVVATQTDQRELNHLRVPCISSADGKQLAQDVRAKGYLECSALSNRGVQQVFECAVRTAVNQAKKRERRKRFSLVNECKII; encoded by the coding sequence ATGAACGCCATTAAATGTGTGTTGGTTGGAGATGCTACTGTTGGGAAGACTTCACTTCTTGTCCGCTTCACATCTGAGACCTTTCCAGACACCTATAAACCAACGGTTTATGACAGTACAGGAGTAGATGTTTTCATGGATGGCGTCCAAATAAGCCTTGGACTTTGGGACACTTCAGGTAATGATGCATTTAAAAGTATTTGGCCCATTTCATTTCAGAATGCGGACATTGTTTTGTTGTGCTTCTCCGTTGCCAATCATACTTCATTTCTAAGTGTGAGGAACAAGTGGATTGCCGAGGTCAAACAAAATCTCCCCCATATACCAGTGCTTGTTGTCGCCACACAGACTGATCAGAGAGAGCTAAACCACTTACGAGTGCCATGCATTAGCTCTGCAGATGGTAAACAGCTGGCACAAGATGTTCGAGCCAAAGGATACTTGGAATGTTCAGCTCTAAGTAACCGGGGAGTTCAGCAGGTATTTGAGTGTGCTGTGAGGACTGCGGTCAATCAAGCCAAGAAAAGAGAGAGACGAAAGCGTTTCTCTTTGGTCAATGAGTGTAAAATTATTTGA